The Silvibacterium dinghuense DNA window TTGCCAGCCATTGCCGCCAGCAGTATGCGGGCGACTATGAGATCCTCTTCGGCGCGGCCAGCATCGACGATCCGGCAGTGGCGGCCATCGAGCGGCTGAAAGCCGAGTTCCCCGAGCGGGAGATCCGCCTGGTGCTCTGTCCCGAGGTGCTGGGGCTGAACGGCAAGATCAGCAATGTCATGCAGATTGCGGCCCAGGCGCGGTACGACTATCTGCTCGTGAATGACAGCGATATCCACGTGTCGCCGCGCTATCTCGAGCGCATTGTCAGCGGCTTTGCGCATGCGGGCACGGGCAAGAATAAGGGCAAGACGGTGGGCATGGTCACGGCGCCGTATCGCGGCCGCTCGCATGGGACCTTGGGCTCGAAGCTCGAATCGCTTGGTATCAGCACGGACTTTTTCCCTGGCGTGCTCACGGCGTTGTTGCTCGATGGCGAGATTCGCTTCGGCCTTGGTTCGACGCTTGCGGTCTCGCGCGAGGCGCTCGACGCGATGGGTGGCTTCGCGCCGCTGGTCGACTGTCTGGCCGACGATTACGAACTGGGCTTCCGCATCGCGCAGGCTGGTTATGTCGTGGAGTTGAGCCATGAGGTCGTAGAAACCTCCGTCCCTGCATACCATCTGCGCGGCTTTATGGATCACCAGCTGCGGTGGGCGCGCGGCATCCGCGATTCGCGCAAGGCGGGATACATCGGACTGCTCTTCACATTCGTGCTGCCGTGGGCACTTCTGAATGTGGTGGCGCAGGGCATGAGTCTGCCCAGCCTGGCGCTGCTCAGCCTCTCGCTGCTGGTGCGCGTCACCGTCGCGCTGGCGATCGGTGTCGGTATCCTCGGTGATCGTCAGGTCCTCCGCGACCTGTGGCTGCTGCCGTTGCGCGATCTCACTGCGCTCTGGATCTGGGCATGGAGCTTTGCCAGCAACACTGTTACGTGGCGCGGATATCAGTTCACGCTGCGGGATGGGAAGCTGGAACGGCAGTAGGGAAGCGGTCAGGCGCAAGAACGGTCAGAGATAAAACGGCCAGTGGCATGATCGCCGCTGGCCGCTTTTGTGCCTAACTGCTGGCCCGCTTTATCCCTGACTGCTGCTCTTCAGAACGTCGCTCCGCCGTTATTCGGCTCGTTGCTCACGATCTCGCGGCCGCCGTCGCGCGCGATGACGTAGCTTTCACCCGGCAGTTGCGGCATCGACTCAGGCGAGGTCCAGAGAAAGACGCGGCCCGGTCCGTCCCATAGCTTGGCCAAGGCATCATGGTCGACGAAGACCGGCGGCGCATCGGTGGCCAGCGAGCCGGGAGCAAGATCGCCTGCGGGCGTCGAAAGAATCTGGATTGGCTGCCGGAGGTAGAAGCCAAGCGCTGAGGCGTCTTCGTAGCGCCCGTCGATAATGACCGCGTCGCCTTGTTCGACCTCGGGCCGGATTGCCAGGGCGAGGATGGCCGAGGAGAAGACCGGCGAAAACGTATTGAGTGCGATATGCGCAGCGATGAGCACAAAGGCCATCATGCCGGCGAGGAAGCAGTTCGCGAGGCGTGCCTTGCCCCGCAGCCGCAGGATCAGATTGGCTGTTACGCCCACAGCTACCGCCGCGGCGAAGATCAGCAGCGGAATGCGGAAGGCGCCCATCGAGGCGAAGGTGAGATCGCTCAGGTAGTCGAAAAACTGCTGATGCTGACCAGGGTGGAGGTGGAGCAGCGTGGCGATATCCACTGCGAAGCCGGGAAAGGGGGCGCGCAGCGCGAGGACCACCGCGGTGACGGCCTTGATGAGTCCGGCGACGAAGAGCACCCACGCAACCACGCGGCCATAGCGCGAAGGCGCGGCCTCTTCGGCAGCGAGCCATGTCGCGCCGAGAATGGCGAAGGGCGGGAGCGCCGGCAGCAGGGAGAACTCATGGCGCTGAAAGATGCTGAACCAGACCACGGTCACACCCAGCCACAGCGTGAGCAGCAGCAAGCCCTGTTTGCGGCAGTCGAGATGCGCGGTGCGGTTGAAGAGGCCGCGCGAGAGGCGGCTCAGGCCGGCAAGCGAGAAGAAGGTCCAGGGCGCCAGCCACAGCAGCAGGAAGTCCCAGAAGAGCAGCAGCGGTGTCGTGGCCGGCCGCGGAATCGCCGAGAGGTAAGGATGGTGAGGGTTGGCGTAATGTGCGAGGATTCGCCAGGGCAGCGCCGCCGCGCAGAAGACCAGGATGATGACCGCAGGATGCCACCGCCGCAGATGGGCGAAGTTGCGCGTGAAAAAGAGGAACAGCAGCGCGATAAGCACCGGCAGCAGTGCGCCTGCGATACCCATGGTGAGCGAGCCGAGCGCGCAGGTCAGCGCGAAGCCGATAGCCGTGCGCAGTGTGGGCGTGCGCAGCGATCGCCAGAAATAGAAGAGTGCGGCCGTGATCCACAGTGTGCACAGCAGGTGTGGAAAAAGCAGGTGCGCGAAAAGGAAGATACCGCTCGAAGTAAGCAGGATGAGCGCGCCGTAGAAGCCGGCGACCGGCGTCAGGCACATGCGCGAGGCCAGCGAGAGCGCGAGCAGGAAGAGCGCCAGCGCGGCAAAGGCCAGCGGCAGGCGCGCCGCCCAGTCGGTGACGCCGAAGACGCGGAAGCTCGCAGCGATGAGCCACGTGGGCAGCGGAGGCACGGCGAAGGAGCGGACGCCGTCGAGGTGCGGAGTGATCCAGTCGCCCGAGGAGGCCATCTCTCGTGCTGCCTCAGCCTGCAGCGAGTCAGGTCCGTCGAGCAGCGGCGGTTTGACCAGCGAGAAGGAAGCGTAGAGCAGAACCCAGAGACCGAGCAGAGGGAAGACAAAACGCTTGGCCGTTCGCAGACTGTTCATCGAGACCTATCCTTTGAGGACGTGCTCTGCGCAGCGAGCGGCGCACGGGCCCGTGGGGATTGTCCCAGTCCTGCAGGTCTGGTCCCGGTGGGCATTGCCCGATTATAGAGAACCCAAGGCTCGTCCGGCAGTGAGGTACCGCACCACGGCTGCGCGAGACTTGGGTGAGAATAGAGAGGTGCAACGCGTGAACATGGTGACCCTTCCTTCGATTCCGGCGACGACGCTGATCTACAACGATTGGTACCCCGCGATGCGCAGCGATCTGCTGCGGGGCAAGAAGATGCAGGCCGTCATGCTGATGGGCATCCCCATGGTGCTGGGCCGGCGCGAGGATGGAAGGATCTTCGCCATGCGCGATGCCTGCCCGCACCGCGGCATCCCGCTCTCCGACGGCTGGTTCGATGGGAAGAACGTGACCTGCAAGTATCACGGATGGGCCTTCGAGCCCTGTTCGGGCCAGTGCACGGCGATCCCTTCGCTGACCTCGCAGGATACGCTCGATCCGAACAGGATTTTCGCCGGCGCGTTCCCCTGTGAAGAGCGTGACGGCTATGCCTGGGTCTATGTGCCGGAGCCAGGCTCGGGGCGCGTGCGCGCCGGTGCTGACCTGGTCCCGGTGCCGGAGCTGCCGAAATTCAGCGAGCGCTTCCGTAGCGCGTGGCTCACCGCCGACCTGCCCTGCAATGTCGACCATGGCATCATTGGCCTGATGGATCCGGCGCACGGACCTTTCGTGCACCAGAGCTGGTGGTGGCGCCGCGCAGCCTCCATCCACGAAAAGGAAAAGCATTTCGAGCCCATCCCGCAGGGCTTCCGCATGTCGGCTCATGCGCCCTCCGGCAACAGCGCGCCCTACAAGCTGCTCGGAGTTTATGGTGAGCCGATCACCACGACCATTGATTTTGTGCTGCCCAACCGCCGGTATGAGACGATCCGCTGCGGGCCGAAGTGGTTCTCCAGCCTCACTACGGTGACGCCGACCACGGCCAATGCCTGCCGCATCGATGTCTATGCGGCGTGGAATGTCTTCTACCACGTGCCCTTCGTGCTGCCGGTCGCGAAATTCTTCGGCAAGCGCTTCGTCGAGCAGGACCGCCTGACGATGGTGCAGCAGGCCGAGGGCCTGCGCTGGGAGCCGTCGCTGATGCTGATCGACGATGCCGACCGCCCGGCGAAGTGGTACTTCGCGCTCAAGCAGGCGCGGCTCGATGGCCAGCCCGAGCGCCATCCCATGAGCGGCCCGGTCACGCTGCGCTGGCGCAGCTAGCTGCTTCGCACAGGGCGAATCGCCTTCGGCACCCGCTCCCGTTGGTCGCGGCGCTAACCGCGCTGCACTCCGCCTTCGGCCTCCGCTTCCGTTGGTCGCGATGCAGATACGGTGGCCCATTCAAGCCTGAAGTTGGCTTGAGTGGGTTACCGCAGGTTCCTCTACTTCGCTTTGGTCGGGATGACAGGTCTTAGGGAAACGAACTAAGCCTTGATCCGCGTGAAGGCCCGCTGAAATGCGCCTGGCACATCCGCGAGCACCGGTGCACCGTGTCCCGGCAGCACGCCGTCGAGATCGAGCGAGGCCAGCTTGCGCATGGAAGCGAGTGCCGTGGGCCGGTGCCAGGTCGCGAAGTTGCCGAACGGGAAATACCACGGGCAATCGTAAACTGCGCGCAGTGCAGGGACAGCGACGACTGCATCGCCAGCGAGCAGCATGCCGGTGGGCCGGTGCAGATACGACATGTGGCCCGGCGTGTGGCCTGGGGTCGCAATCACTTCCAGTGAGCCATAAAAATCGCCTTCGTCGAGCAGCGTGACCGGGCTGGTGGCCACGCGAGGGTACATGCCCTTGATCTTGGTCTGCGGCTCGTCCGGATCGAGCGAGAAATCGCGGCGGCCCATGATGCGCGACTCGCGCCGTCCGATCGCCACATCCGCGCCCTGCAGGCTCCGCGCCAGCCGGTCGAGTCCACCGATGTGATCGCCGTGCGCATGCGTTAAAAGAATGCGCCGGATCGGCGTGCCAAGCGTCTTTGCCGCCGACTGGATCTCCGGGACGACGGCTGCAAACAACGTGTCGACGACGGTGATGCCGTCTTCCTCGACGACGAGATAGCAGTTCATCAAAGAACCCATGCGCGCAATACGCACGATGCCGGGCACGATCTGGTGCATGGAACTCTCCGCTCAGCGGGGCTTGAGATATCGGAATCGCCGCTTCTGGAGCCAGTGTCTCAAATTCAGACACCCCTCTCAAAAAGCAGCCATCGTTCCGATGTCCTTAGTGGAGAACCTATGCCGACCCAGGGATAAACGATCTCTTCCAGGAGGGTGCCCCATGAGCCTTTCCGTTACGTCACTGTACTCTGCTGCCCAGGCAGTAGAGCCGTCCTTTCCGATCTCCTCGCTGTCCGACTCCTCGTCGGGCTCGGCTTCGAACAACGCCGCTGCGGAGAACTCCGGCGGTGGGGAACCGAAGCCCACACTGACCCAGCAGATCCGCGATCTGTACCAGCAGGGACAGACGGTCACCGAGATCGCCGCCGACCTCTACACCACCGTGTCGATCGTCGACAGCGATCTCGATTTCACACCGTCCACTCTCGAGCTGGACAGCACCAGTGTGCAGTTGACGGCCTGAGACGGCGAGCTTCAGGCGTGAGCCTGTGCGGCTGGATGCGGCGGCTCCTCCTCGATCACCAGCTCGTCCACCGAGATGCGCATCAGCTTGCCGAGCTCGAAGAAGCGGCGGCACCAGGCCGTCGGGTCGATACTGCATGACTGTCCCATGCGGCGGTAGATGTCGTACCAGATGTTCTGCGCCTGCCAGAGGTTCAGTTCGAAGGGCAGCTCGGAGACGGTGCGCGCCACCAGCAATGCGTTCTCGAGATCGGTTGTACTCTCCGTGCCTTCGTCGACCTCGTCCTGCAGCTCGATCATTGCCCGCTTCATCTTCTGGTCGGCAATGTAGCTGAGCAACTGCTTGTCCAGCGTGACGCCGTCGGCGCGCGCCAGTCCAAGGTAGGAGCGCATCTCGATGGCATCCACCGGTTCGCTCTCGAGTGCGCGGCGGATGCCGGCGTTGATGGCGAAATTCGCCGCGGTGCTCAAGGCCGCAGGCCGCGGCAGCTTGCTCTGGCTCAGGAAGTGCAGCAATGCCGATTGATCGCGGTAGATGTTGATCAGGCTGTCTTCTACCTCGGACATCGTGCTCTTCAGGATCAGGTCGACGATGCGCAGCTGCTCATCGCGGAAGAGTGACTGGATGGAGTACGACGGGCCGGGGAAGAAGCGGTCGAAGAGACGCACGACAGACGGGAAGTCGGCGCGGATGACGGCTGTGCGTACCTGCTGCACGAACTCCTCGTAGGCCGGCGCATCGGCGTCGTTCCACGGTTTCACGGCTGCGGTGATGTTCTGGTCGCCGAAGTGCATCACGGCAAAACAGACGGTCGTTTCTTCGTTTGTCAGGTTGGAGCAGATGTGTGCCTGGCCCATGACGGTGCGTCCGCGGCCTGAGCTCACGACCTCGTAGCTCTTGCGCCGGATGACGTAGGAGAAGAGATCGGTCTGGTCTCCGTAGGCCTTGAAGATGGAGCTGATGGCGTAGTGCGCTGCCACCTGCTCGAGGCCCACGCACATGTCTTTCACTGACTCTTCGTAGATGGCTGCGCCGTCCTTGCGTTCCGGCACGTTGCTCTTCGCTTCGCCGAGCAGGCGGAGGAACTCGGCTTCGAGCGCGGCGCCGGGCTCGCCAAAGAGCCTGGCGGCCAGCTGCAGCACGCGGGCGGCATAGGCGATAATCTGCACTGTTTCAATGCCGGAGATTTCGTCGAAGAACCAGCCGCAGCTGGTGTACATCAGCAGGGCATGGCGTTCCAGTTCCATCAGCTCCAGCGCCTGCTGCAGCTGCTTCGGACCCAGGCCCTGCCTGGCATACAGCGAGAGAAAGGCGTCGCGCTTTTCGCGGTCGAGCACCACCTGAATGTAGGCGTTGCGGGCGCGGTCGAGATCGGTAAAGAGTCCTTCAGCCAGAGTGCGTACCAGCGGGGCGACGGTATCGCGCAGCCAGTCGAGCGCCTCGCGCAGCGGTTGTCTCCAGAGCTGATTCCAGCCAGGATGACCGCTGTTGCAGCCGCAGTTCGAGCGCCAGCGCTCGACGCCGTGCGCGCAGCTCCAGGAGGTGTTTTCGACGATCTGGGCTTCCGATAGGGGTGGAAACCTCTCCAGATACTCGCCGTAATTCGTGATCCTGGCGTGCTCGCCCGTGCTGATCCAGCGCAGGGCGAAGGCCAGCGCCATCTCGCCGTAGCGATGATGGTGCCCATAGGTCTCACCATCGGTGGCGACATGCACCAGCTGCGGCCGCGAGGGGTCGTTGAATCCGCTCAGCAGGCGCTTTGCAAAGCTCTCGCCGTCGTTCAGCAGGCCTTCGAATGCAATGGCCTGCGAGCGCGGGCCATCATAAAAGAAGATGGCGATGCTGCGGCCGTCTTTCAGCTTCACGCGGTAGGGTTGCGTCGTGTCGACGGAAGCATTCGGCGTTTCGGACCAGGCCGCTTCTGCTTCCGCGGCAACGACCAGCGGACGCACGCGCGCGCACTGGCGGGGTGCGAGGACGACAAAGCGAATCCCTTCGGCAGCCAGCAGGTCGAGCGACTCGGAGTCGACCGCGGTCTCGGCCAGCCACATGCCCTCCGGCAGGCGGCCGAAGCGGGACTGGAAGTCCGCAATACCCCAGCGGATCTGGGTGATTTTGTCCCGCCGCGAGGCCAGCGGCATGATGATGTGGTTGTAAACCTGCGCCATCGCCGAGCCATGGCCGGAGAAGCGCCTGCGGCTGTAAAGGTCGGCGTCGAGGATCA harbors:
- the hpnI gene encoding bacteriohopanetetrol glucosamine biosynthesis glycosyltransferase HpnI — its product is MLLAAILASLTTILTFAGLFYSIVALWGARNFMRRWRKPESFAPPVSILKPVKGFDPGMYEAFASHCRQQYAGDYEILFGAASIDDPAVAAIERLKAEFPEREIRLVLCPEVLGLNGKISNVMQIAAQARYDYLLVNDSDIHVSPRYLERIVSGFAHAGTGKNKGKTVGMVTAPYRGRSHGTLGSKLESLGISTDFFPGVLTALLLDGEIRFGLGSTLAVSREALDAMGGFAPLVDCLADDYELGFRIAQAGYVVELSHEVVETSVPAYHLRGFMDHQLRWARGIRDSRKAGYIGLLFTFVLPWALLNVVAQGMSLPSLALLSLSLLVRVTVALAIGVGILGDRQVLRDLWLLPLRDLTALWIWAWSFASNTVTWRGYQFTLRDGKLERQ
- a CDS encoding glycosyltransferase family 39 protein — encoded protein: MNSLRTAKRFVFPLLGLWVLLYASFSLVKPPLLDGPDSLQAEAAREMASSGDWITPHLDGVRSFAVPPLPTWLIAASFRVFGVTDWAARLPLAFAALALFLLALSLASRMCLTPVAGFYGALILLTSSGIFLFAHLLFPHLLCTLWITAALFYFWRSLRTPTLRTAIGFALTCALGSLTMGIAGALLPVLIALLFLFFTRNFAHLRRWHPAVIILVFCAAALPWRILAHYANPHHPYLSAIPRPATTPLLLFWDFLLLWLAPWTFFSLAGLSRLSRGLFNRTAHLDCRKQGLLLLTLWLGVTVVWFSIFQRHEFSLLPALPPFAILGATWLAAEEAAPSRYGRVVAWVLFVAGLIKAVTAVVLALRAPFPGFAVDIATLLHLHPGQHQQFFDYLSDLTFASMGAFRIPLLIFAAAVAVGVTANLILRLRGKARLANCFLAGMMAFVLIAAHIALNTFSPVFSSAILALAIRPEVEQGDAVIIDGRYEDASALGFYLRQPIQILSTPAGDLAPGSLATDAPPVFVDHDALAKLWDGPGRVFLWTSPESMPQLPGESYVIARDGGREIVSNEPNNGGATF
- a CDS encoding Rieske 2Fe-2S domain-containing protein — translated: MVTLPSIPATTLIYNDWYPAMRSDLLRGKKMQAVMLMGIPMVLGRREDGRIFAMRDACPHRGIPLSDGWFDGKNVTCKYHGWAFEPCSGQCTAIPSLTSQDTLDPNRIFAGAFPCEERDGYAWVYVPEPGSGRVRAGADLVPVPELPKFSERFRSAWLTADLPCNVDHGIIGLMDPAHGPFVHQSWWWRRAASIHEKEKHFEPIPQGFRMSAHAPSGNSAPYKLLGVYGEPITTTIDFVLPNRRYETIRCGPKWFSSLTTVTPTTANACRIDVYAAWNVFYHVPFVLPVAKFFGKRFVEQDRLTMVQQAEGLRWEPSLMLIDDADRPAKWYFALKQARLDGQPERHPMSGPVTLRWRS
- a CDS encoding MBL fold metallo-hydrolase, which produces MHQIVPGIVRIARMGSLMNCYLVVEEDGITVVDTLFAAVVPEIQSAAKTLGTPIRRILLTHAHGDHIGGLDRLARSLQGADVAIGRRESRIMGRRDFSLDPDEPQTKIKGMYPRVATSPVTLLDEGDFYGSLEVIATPGHTPGHMSYLHRPTGMLLAGDAVVAVPALRAVYDCPWYFPFGNFATWHRPTALASMRKLASLDLDGVLPGHGAPVLADVPGAFQRAFTRIKA
- a CDS encoding DUF3536 domain-containing protein encodes the protein MPAPERYLCIHGHFYQPPRENPWLETVETQDSAAPYHDWNERITAECYAPNGAARIVNAENRIVRILNNYGWISFNFGPTLLSWLKENAPRVYRMILDADLYSRRRFSGHGSAMAQVYNHIIMPLASRRDKITQIRWGIADFQSRFGRLPEGMWLAETAVDSESLDLLAAEGIRFVVLAPRQCARVRPLVVAAEAEAAWSETPNASVDTTQPYRVKLKDGRSIAIFFYDGPRSQAIAFEGLLNDGESFAKRLLSGFNDPSRPQLVHVATDGETYGHHHRYGEMALAFALRWISTGEHARITNYGEYLERFPPLSEAQIVENTSWSCAHGVERWRSNCGCNSGHPGWNQLWRQPLREALDWLRDTVAPLVRTLAEGLFTDLDRARNAYIQVVLDREKRDAFLSLYARQGLGPKQLQQALELMELERHALLMYTSCGWFFDEISGIETVQIIAYAARVLQLAARLFGEPGAALEAEFLRLLGEAKSNVPERKDGAAIYEESVKDMCVGLEQVAAHYAISSIFKAYGDQTDLFSYVIRRKSYEVVSSGRGRTVMGQAHICSNLTNEETTVCFAVMHFGDQNITAAVKPWNDADAPAYEEFVQQVRTAVIRADFPSVVRLFDRFFPGPSYSIQSLFRDEQLRIVDLILKSTMSEVEDSLINIYRDQSALLHFLSQSKLPRPAALSTAANFAINAGIRRALESEPVDAIEMRSYLGLARADGVTLDKQLLSYIADQKMKRAMIELQDEVDEGTESTTDLENALLVARTVSELPFELNLWQAQNIWYDIYRRMGQSCSIDPTAWCRRFFELGKLMRISVDELVIEEEPPHPAAQAHA